The following are from one region of the Pseudomonas putida genome:
- a CDS encoding AraC family transcriptional regulator yields MARPRVRLGDLSVGFVQPLSEALRELGHDPQPLLQRYGLNAARLGEANARLSIPRYMHLGHAAIELCGEAALGLHMGRLSRLAQAGLAGVTAAQAPSVGEAARTLLRFEPLYAANYRGHSTFHEDAHGAWLRFYSISPYNAYNRFVVDSLLAGWLAQLSDLAGTPVQAERLEIEFATPAYAERYQPLCGTPVRFAAESNQLRLSRATLELANPRHCPSTWQHLLQLCEAEMLQRTRVRSLGERITHLLGPLLNGGREPDLEEVARHLQLPTWTLRRKLAEEGTRFRDLLNETRRDLAETYIRDTELAFGEIAYLLGFASAEAFQRAFKRWTGLTPGEFRRSQRRVG; encoded by the coding sequence ATGGCCCGCCCCCGTGTGCGCCTGGGCGACCTTTCGGTCGGCTTTGTCCAGCCGCTGAGCGAGGCCCTGCGCGAGCTTGGCCACGACCCGCAGCCACTGTTGCAGCGCTATGGCCTGAACGCGGCACGCCTGGGCGAGGCCAATGCCCGCTTGTCGATACCGCGCTACATGCACCTGGGGCATGCCGCCATCGAACTCTGCGGTGAGGCTGCGCTGGGCCTGCACATGGGGCGCCTGAGCCGTCTGGCGCAGGCCGGGCTGGCCGGGGTCACGGCGGCCCAGGCGCCCAGCGTGGGCGAGGCGGCACGCACCCTGTTGCGCTTCGAGCCGTTGTATGCAGCCAACTACCGTGGCCATTCCACGTTCCATGAAGATGCCCACGGCGCCTGGCTGCGCTTCTACTCGATCAGCCCCTACAACGCCTACAACCGCTTCGTCGTCGATTCCCTGCTCGCGGGCTGGTTGGCCCAGCTGAGCGACCTTGCCGGCACACCGGTGCAGGCCGAACGCCTGGAAATCGAATTTGCCACCCCTGCCTACGCCGAGCGTTACCAGCCGTTGTGCGGTACACCCGTGCGATTTGCCGCCGAAAGCAATCAGCTGCGCCTGAGCCGCGCCACGCTGGAGTTGGCCAACCCGCGGCATTGCCCAAGCACCTGGCAGCACCTGCTGCAGTTGTGCGAGGCGGAGATGCTGCAACGCACCCGCGTACGCAGCCTGGGTGAGCGCATCACCCACCTGCTGGGCCCGTTGCTCAATGGCGGTCGCGAACCGGACCTGGAAGAAGTGGCGCGGCACCTGCAGCTGCCGACCTGGACCTTGCGCCGCAAGCTGGCCGAGGAAGGCACGCGCTTTCGCGACCTGCTCAACGAAACACGGCGCGACCTGGCCGAGACCTATATCCGCGATACGGAACTGGCCTTTGGCGAGATCGCCTATCTGTTGGGGTTTGCGTCGGCCGAGGCCTTCCAGCGCGCTTTCAAGCGCTGGACGGGCCTTACGCCGGGGGAGTTCCGCCGCAGCCAGCGGCGGGTGGGCTAG
- a CDS encoding SDR family oxidoreductase, whose amino-acid sequence MIEIGGGTPGHNGRVALVTGAARGIGLGIAAWLICEGWQVVLSDLDRRRGAKVAKALGDNAWFITMDVADEAQVSAGVSEVLGQFGRLDALVCNAAIANPHNQTLESLSLAQWNRVLAVNLNGPMLLAKHCAPYLRAHNGAIVNLTSTRARQSEPDTEAYAASKGGLVALTHALAMSLGPEIRVNAVSPGWIDARDPSQRRAEPLTEADHAQHPTGRVGTVEDVAAMVAWLLSRQAAFVTGQEFVVDGGMTRKMIYT is encoded by the coding sequence GTGATCGAAATCGGCGGCGGTACGCCCGGCCACAACGGCCGGGTAGCCCTGGTGACCGGTGCCGCGCGCGGCATCGGTCTGGGCATTGCCGCCTGGTTGATCTGCGAAGGCTGGCAGGTCGTACTCAGCGACCTCGACCGCCGGCGCGGCGCCAAGGTGGCCAAGGCCCTGGGTGACAACGCCTGGTTCATCACCATGGACGTTGCCGACGAAGCCCAGGTCAGCGCCGGGGTGTCCGAGGTGCTGGGGCAGTTTGGCCGGCTGGACGCGTTGGTGTGCAACGCAGCCATCGCCAACCCGCATAACCAGACCCTGGAAAGCCTGAGCCTGGCGCAGTGGAACCGCGTGCTGGCGGTCAACCTCAACGGCCCGATGTTGCTGGCCAAGCATTGTGCGCCGTACCTGCGTGCGCACAACGGGGCGATCGTCAATCTCACCTCCACCCGGGCGCGGCAGTCCGAGCCCGATACCGAGGCCTACGCGGCGAGCAAGGGCGGCCTGGTGGCCTTGACCCACGCCCTGGCCATGAGCCTGGGCCCGGAGATCCGCGTCAATGCGGTTAGCCCGGGCTGGATCGATGCCCGTGATCCTTCACAGCGCCGTGCCGAGCCGTTGACCGAGGCGGACCATGCCCAGCACCCGACGGGCAGGGTAGGGACGGTGGAAGATGTGGCGGCCATGGTGGCCTGGCTGCTGTCGCGCCAGGCAGCGTTCGTCACCGGCCAGGAGTTCGTGGTCGATGGCGGCATGACCCGCAAGATGATCTACACCTGA
- a CDS encoding DUF2242 domain-containing protein: protein MTRSTVFGALGLALVLAGVTGCSSKKAAVYEHENFDDSGTFSRSFPVSDAGSCEAARRALLSQGYIITSSGANQVVGNKSFQQNSENHLQISFNVTCAPDVSDEQRSTMFANALQDRYALKKSNTSASLGVGVLGSVSMPIGSSDDSMVKVASETVTAAQFYDRYFALVESYLPKPKPQQKSKAKVEEPAPKAEAPAPALGLPEQAAAAPVAPAPAAAPLVEAAPAPATVTPADEAVAAPVVDDSQGSQPVAPPAESAPIEVQQQAQPAEAAETAVPGL from the coding sequence ATGACCAGATCTACCGTCTTTGGTGCGCTCGGGCTGGCCCTGGTGCTGGCGGGCGTGACCGGTTGTTCCTCGAAAAAAGCCGCCGTCTACGAGCATGAGAACTTCGACGACTCGGGTACCTTCTCGCGCAGCTTCCCGGTGAGCGATGCCGGCTCCTGCGAGGCCGCCCGGCGTGCCTTGCTCAGCCAGGGCTACATCATCACCAGCAGTGGCGCCAACCAGGTGGTGGGTAACAAGAGCTTCCAGCAGAACAGCGAGAACCACCTGCAAATCAGCTTCAACGTCACCTGTGCGCCCGATGTGAGCGACGAGCAGCGCTCGACCATGTTCGCCAACGCCTTGCAGGACCGTTACGCCCTGAAAAAGTCCAACACCTCCGCCAGCCTGGGCGTGGGTGTGCTGGGGTCGGTGTCGATGCCGATTGGCTCCAGCGACGACTCGATGGTCAAGGTGGCCAGCGAGACGGTGACGGCGGCGCAATTCTATGACCGTTATTTCGCCCTGGTGGAGAGCTACCTGCCCAAGCCCAAGCCGCAGCAGAAAAGCAAGGCCAAGGTCGAGGAGCCCGCGCCGAAGGCCGAAGCGCCCGCGCCTGCCCTGGGGCTGCCGGAGCAGGCTGCGGCGGCACCGGTGGCACCAGCCCCGGCAGCGGCACCCTTGGTGGAAGCGGCGCCAGCCCCGGCTACCGTTACCCCAGCCGATGAGGCCGTAGCGGCACCGGTGGTGGATGACAGCCAGGGCTCGCAGCCGGTGGCGCCACCGGCGGAGTCGGCACCTATTGAAGTACAGCAGCAAGCGCAGCCTGCCGAGGCCGCCGAGACCGCGGTCCCCGGACTTTGA